The Rhopalosiphum maidis isolate BTI-1 chromosome 1, ASM367621v3, whole genome shotgun sequence genome has a segment encoding these proteins:
- the LOC113550110 gene encoding E3 ubiquitin-protein ligase SINA-like 10 encodes SDSDSDEIVTISRLIRRALECPICLTLMSVISCYCPNGHAVCESCMLTLLNMSSSQERPCPLCRALMVQSLITSATVDKLTELSRQVKVKCSNWFHGCTRLVPVRYMNKHESRCLYVPSVPCRVTVCQWLGIYEQLYEHVSSSHPGVAVQTSTNQLNVTDVQDITTNRRRTYLVQSTYGMIWVMLSRVARSRIQTALFLVNDHWDGHMPNKNHGEPTPTDIVYRVTWFDANDRSRTKSRTKRVHWSTSLKPEFQLLLSNSYTTFRFKTGRMEINWFQCPMYKRSHSSTTR; translated from the exons TCCGACTCAGACTCGGACGAGATCGTGACCATCTCCCGGCTGATCCGTCGCGCCCTGGAATGCCCGATATGCCTGACGCTGATGTCGGTCATATCGTGCTACTGTCCCAACGGTCACGCGGTGTGCGAATCGTGCATGCTGACGCTATTAAACATGAGCAGCTCCCAAGAACGCCCCTGCCCGCTGTGCCGGGCGTTGATGGTGCAATCGCTGATTACGTCGGCCACGGTCGACAAACTGACCGAGTTGTCTCGTCAGGTGAAGGTGAAGTGTTCGAACTGGTTTCACGGGTGCACTAGGCTGGTGCCCGTGAGGTATATGAACAAACACGAGTCCAGGTGCCTGTACGTGCCGAGCGTCCCGTGCCGTGTGACCGTGTGCCAGTGGCTCGGCATATACGAACAGCTGTACGAACACGTGTCCAGCTCGCATCCCGGCGTCGCCGTCCAGACCTCG ACGAACCAACTGAACGTGACCGACGTGCAAGATATCACAACGAATAGGCGCCGAACATACCTAGTCCAGTCGACGTACGGCATGATATGGGTGATGTTGTCCCGGGTCGCGCGGTCGCGCATACAGACGGCGTTGTTCTTGGTAAACGACCATTGGGACGGCCATATGCCAAACAAAAATCACGGCGAACCCACGCCAACGGATATCGTGTACCGAGTCACGTGGTTCGACGCCAACGACCGGTCCCGGACCAAGAGCAGGACGAAGAGGGTTCACTGGAGCACGTCCTTGAAGCCGGAGTTCCAGCTCCTCTTGTCCAACTCGTACACGACGTTCCGATTCAAGACTGGTCGCATGGAAATAAATTGGTTTCAGTGCCCGATGTACAAACGAAGCCATTCGTCAACTACACGGTGA